A part of Bacillus rossius redtenbacheri isolate Brsri chromosome 1, Brsri_v3, whole genome shotgun sequence genomic DNA contains:
- the LOC134530428 gene encoding uncharacterized protein LOC134530428, with amino-acid sequence MVVKHTCVTWPSIMVVVICLTTCRVRVCGEKTFSDRLLSGMNSGNPVLTNEDTVTKSEPTDSPIRDFGKYVSAWVAYTNGSSNASSSAHGAGGNSETGPGDYVDHPPSTKLLPDVLGGPLKEVSECVTRRRDEHPTDILTRCVKTVALESVAEVLRRGAQRFSVFGGWLVFERVDGPSGGQGCHGEHCVGGVDGLARVDELARVDEPAKVNELTRVDEMGKVDEKDRVDEKDRVEKLTRVDEMARFDEMGRVDEKDRVDELTRVDEMARLDEMGRVDEMGRFDELVGVDELVGADDQDGASGRSAGGADAGGDGGAALDQELLSALDQLTRRYALRVEVFPDVGVRMTRSSTEDAVDYSVESLDDGAETGRGRAGSVTNQNQKKKKRRKKTSHKQEAEQLRRKMLLMMVPMAVQAVVLPLALLNMKLMLLKALLAGKLAIALILFNAARSGLLRGSSFRQQVASEHYGYGGGVEQAAWLGRRARPSRTVG; translated from the exons ATGGTAGTGAAGCATACTTGCGTTACTTGGCCGTCGATCATGGTAGTTGTCATCTGCCTAACTACGTGTCGAGTGAGAGTGTGTGGTGAAAAAACGTTTTCAGACCGTCTGCTTTCGGGAATGAACTCTGGCAATCCTGTTCTCACGAACGAGGACACTGTCACCAAAAGTGAACCGACGGATTCGCCCATCCGCGATTTCGGCAAGTACGTGTCCGCGTGGGTAGCTTACACCAACGGTTCTTCGAACGCGTCGAGTTCAGCTCACGGCGCGGGCGGGAACTCGGAAACGGGGCCAGGGGACTACGTTGACCACCCGCCCAGTACCAAGCTGCTGCCGGACGTGCTCGGCGGACCCCTGAAGGAGGTGAGCGAGTGCGTGACGAGAAGGCGCGACGAGCACCCGACGGACATCTTGACCCGGTGCGTGAAGACCGTGGCCCTGGAGAGCGTCGCGGAGGTGCTGAGGCGCGGGGCGCAGCGGTTCAGCGTCTTCGGCGGTTGGCTGGTCTTCGAGAGGGTGGACGGACCGTCGGGCGGGCAGGGATGCCACGGAGAACACTGCGTGGGTGGGGTCGACGGACTGGCAAGAGTTGACGAACTTGCAAGGGTCGATGAACCGGCAAAGGTCAATGAACTGACCAGGGTCGATGAAATGGGTAAAGTCGATGAAAAGGACAGAGTCGATGAAAAGGACAGAGTCGAAAAACTGACCAGGGTTGATGAAATGGCTAGGTTCGATGAAATGGGCAGGGTCGATGAAAAGGACAGAGTCGATGAACTGACCAGGGTTGATGAAATGGCTAGGTTAGATGAAATGGGCAGGGTCGATGAAATGGGCAGGTTCGATGAACTGGTCGGGGTCGATGAACTGGTCGGGGCCGACGACCAGGACGGCGCCTCGGGGAGAAGCGCGGGCGGAGCAGATGCTGGAGGAGACGGTGGAGCGGCCCTGGACCAAGAGCTGCTCAGCGCCTTGGACCAGCTGACGAGGCGGTACGCGCTCCGGGTGGAGGTTTTCCCCGACGTCGGCGTCAGGATGACCAGGAGCTCCACCGAGGACGCCGTCGACTACAGCGTCGAGTCGCTCGACGACGGAGCCGAGACAG GTCGGGGTCGCGCCGGGAGCGTCACCAACCAGaaccagaagaagaagaagcggAGGAAGAAGACGTCGCACAAGCAGGAGGCGGAGCAGCTGCGCAGGAAGATGCTGCTGATGATGGTGCCGATGGCGGTGCAGGCAGTCGTGCTGCCCCTGGCGCTGCTCAACATGAAGCTGATGCTGCTGAAGGCGCTGCTGGCGGGCAAGCTGGCCATCGCGCTCATCCTGTTCAACGCGGCGCGGTCGGGCCTGCTGCGCGGCTCCTCGTTCCGCCAGCAGGTCGCCTCCGAGCACTACGGCTACGGCGGCGGCGTGGAGCAGGCCGCGTGGCTCGGCCGGCGGGCCAGACCCTCGCGCACCGTCGGGTAG